Within Bacillus sp. FJAT-45350, the genomic segment TGATTTCCATATTTCGATGAGGATGTGTATCAAATCCTTTATTCGGTTCAACTAAATCATCATTAACTACACGTAAAGCTCCAAATTGAATATTGTCTGGATTATAATACTCAGCAAATGAGAAATGAAACTTACTCTTTAACCAGCCAAGATTACTAGATCCCATGTTTTTACTATCTAATTTTCTTAACATTATTTTCTCTCCTATCAAATTGAAGATATCTATTTTCTCGAATACAAGTTATGAATTAATATATTCTTAATTCGAGATATAAAACCGTAAAAATATGTTTTTATTACGTAACAACCCTTTTATCTTGAATTCGAGATAATTATATAACAGTTTATTTTCTCATGTCAACCGACTGAAACTAATTAACTGCTATTTAATTTTCAGATTATGCACTCATCTACTTAAAGGGAGCGTTACAGCTATTTCTCAAAAACACTCCCCAGTCCACTTCATCTATTTAGTATTTTTTCAGCGCTCTCTTATATCACCACATCATAGATAGAGCTTACTCTTTTCCAAAGTTATTTTCTAAAAGGATAGAATCCCCTTGTTGGTGATTTTAATAATAATATTTGCTAATTCTTTTGGTGATTTATCTAGGTCATTTTCTAGCCAACATTTTATAACATTGATACAACCACTGACAACAAAAATCCCAACATACTCAGAAATATCCGATTTTTGCTTATTTGCAGTCAGCCAGTTTTTTACCGTAAATCGATGGGCAATATTCATCACTCTATTTTGAAATGAAGTGTCACCGTTCTCACTTAATAATGTTTGACAGATATCTCTATTTTCAGCTATGTACTCAAGCATTTTTTCTGTCATCTGTAATGCTTCTTCCTCCACAGGGAATTCATACTTATTTAGTGTTACTAGCATATCCTCAATAATTTCCTCTTCAATTTTATAAAGAAGTTCATACTGATCTGAATAATGCGAATAAAAAGTAGATCGGTTAATATCAGCAAGTTCGCATAATTCCTTTACTGTTACAGATGAAATTGCCTTATCCTTTAAAATTTTCATCAAACTATTTTTTAATACCATTCGTGTATATTTTTTTCGTCTATCGAGCTTTGAAGTCATGATTTCTCCCCTTCCAGTACATAATCCAACAAAGTTACGTTTTCTGTTGTGTACTAAACGTTCCGTAAAAAACTGTTTGTTGAATAAACAACACTGTGTCTATATAATGATAAAGTGCAAATGAAGATTATGCAAGAGAGGGTGTTTATTATAGATATTTCTGCACGGATTATTAAGCATAAAAAAATAGTTCTCTTCACATTTCTCCTTATTGCAGTAATCTCTACCGTGGCGCAGTTTTTTGTGTCAGTCAATTATAATATGACTGATTATTTGCCTGATGAGGCTCAATCCACTAGAGCGATTGAGATTATGGAAGAAGAATTTACTTCATCTGTTCCTAATACGAGAGTCATGATAACCGACGTATCAATACAGGAAGCCTTATTATATAAAGAACAGCTAGCAGCTATTGATGGAGTGTCTGATGTAGTCTGGCTAGACGATGTCATTGACTTGAAAACACCTCTTGAGGTTGCCGATGCGGAAACAGTTGAGTCTTATTTCAAAGATGACAAAGCGTTGTTTTCATTAAGTATTCATAGTGGTGAAGAGGTAGTTGTTACAGATGCCATTTACGAATTAATCGGTGATGATGATGCAATTGCTGGAGAAGCACTTGATACAGCAACGTCACAAAAGATGGCGGGCACGGAAGCCTTTTATGCAGCAGCATTATTAGTCCCGATCATCATTTTGATTCTTGTACTCTCTACGACATCGTGGATTGAGCCTGTGTTCTTCTTAACAGCGATTGGAGTTTCTGTACTAATTAACCTAGGAACGAATATTTTTATAGGCGAAGTGTCATTCGTTACACAATCTGTTGCTCCAATTTTACAGCTTGCGGTATCTCTAGATTATGCAATATTTCTTCTTCATAGTTTTTCAGATTATAGGAAGAAAACAAATAATCCAGGAGAAGCGATGCAACTGGCGATGAAAAAATCATTCCCAGCTATTACAGCAAGCGCGGCAACAACATTCTTTGGCTTTACAGCACTTATGTTAATGCAATTTGAAATTGGTGCAGACCTAGGATTAAATCTTGTAAAAGGAATTCTACTAAGTTACATCAGTGTGATGGTGTTTTTACCAGCTTTAACGTTATGTTTCTTCAAATGGATGGATAAAACACAACATAGAAACTTTGTTTCAAGCTTTAAAGGTATTGGCAAAAACATGGTTAATATTAAAATTCCTAGTTTACTCATTGTCTTTGCTATTCTAATTCCAAGCTTTTTAGCACAAAGTAACACAAACTTTACGTATGGCCTCGGTGACCAACCAGAAACTACACGTGCCGGTATTGATATTATCAAAATTGAAGAAGCCTTTGGTGAATTAACACCGATTGTGATTTTAGTACCTAAAGGAGATTTAGTTAAAGAAACAGAACTAGTTCAAGAACTGAAGGAGTTAGAACACGTTACTAGTGTCATATCTTATGTAAATACAGTTGGGACAGTTATCCCACCAGAATATCTTGAGGAAGACATTACAAGTGAATTCTTCTCGGAAAACTATAGCCGAATCATTCTTCATACGAATACAGCAAAAGAAGGTGAGATACCTTTTGCTCTGGTCGATACGGTACAGAAAAAAGCAGCTAGTTATTATGGTGATGACGCCTTTACTCTCGGGGAAAGCGTTACATTGTATGATATAAAAAATACAGTCATGAGAGATAACACTGTAGTAAATATTATGACCGTCGTAACAATCGCAACCGTTTTAATAATTACATTCAAATCAATTTCAATTCCATTAGTTTTACTTATTACGATTCAAGCCGCTGTTTGGATCAATTTATCAATACCGTACTTTACCGACACCTCCCTCGTATTTGTAGGGTATCTCATTATAAGTACTGTACAATTAGCAGCAACAGTAGATTACGCTATTTTACTAACTGAAACTTACAAAGAAAAACGGAAAGAAATGCCTGCTGTAAAGGCAATTAAGAAAACATTAGATGAAAAAACGTTTTCTATTTCTATCTCTGCTGCAATCCTTTCAAGCATTGGCTTTATCTTATGGTTCACCTCTACAAATCCAATTGTTTCATCTATTGGGTTATTGCTTGGAAGAGGCGCATTACTAGCGTTTGTAATGGTCGTATGTTTCTTACCAGCATTACTACTGATATTAGATAAATTTATTAGTAAAACTACCTATAAAGCAAACTTCTATGATGAGGAGAAATGATTATGAGAAAAAAACAATTACTATTAATTGTTCTTGCTTTACTATTAATCTTACCTTCTTTTCTTGTTGGTGCTGCCCCTAATAATAGTTCAGTCTCTGAAAAATCGGAAACTAAGAATGTAGATGGGACACTAGCCTCTAAGGATGAGGTCGTATATGCAAATTTAAGCGCTAATGGAAACCTCGAAGAAATATATGTAGTGAATACGTTAGATGTTACAAAAGCAGGTACCATTATAGATTATGGCAAGTATAGCAGTATAAAAAATCTAACAAATCTTTCTGAAATCGAACAAACTGATCAAACTATCCGTATCAATGCTTCTGAAGGGAAGTTTTATTATCAAGGGAACATAAAAGACGAAAATGAACTACCTTGGGACTTTTCCATCTCCTTTACGTTAGATGGAGATGAAATTGCACCTGAGGAGCTTGTAGGGAAAGACGGACACGTTGGAATTAGTATCGACACAACTCCGAATGAAAATGGAGAATTAGCTTTCTTTGAAAATTATCTATTACAAGTCTCTCTCCTACTTGATCCTGAAATTTATAGCAACATTGAAATATCTGACGGGATGATCGCAAACGTAGGGAAAAACAAGCAAATTACATTTACTATTATGCCCGAACAAACAGGTGAGCTTAGCCTAAAGGCTGATGTTATCGACTTTGAACTTGAAAGTATTGAAATCGCAGCAATTCCTTCATCGATGTCAATTGATACACCTGATATTGATGAAATGACTGATGATATTAAGACCCTAACAAATGCAATCGAAGAGATAAACAATGGTGTTGCCGAATTAAGTAGTGGAGTTATTGAATTAAACAACGGAGTAAGTAGCTTACGTAACGGTTCTGAACAATACAATAATGGTATGGCTGATATAAATAATGCATCCTCTGAGCTTGTTCAAGCATCTAGTTCGATTGAAAAAGCGCTTGCAGAAATTAATAACAATCTGAATGTTTCAGGTGAAATGAATTTCGGTGAATTACACGAACTACCAAATGGATTAACACAAATAGCAAATGGTTTAAATCAAACAGCCAATGGTTTGACAGCTTTAAGAGAAAACTACCTAGTAGCATACAACACGCTACAGGAAGCAATAATAGCTATTCCCGACTATCAAATTACAGAAACTGAAATACAAGAATTATATATGAGTGGCACTAATAGTGCAGTTATAGATAGATTAGTCCAAACATATTCTGCTGCCCAAACTGCCAAAGGTACATTCTCAAGCGTAAAAACTGGCTTCGATGCAGTCGATGTGACATTAAAGGAAGTAAGTAGCTCAATCAGTGAAATGGCTAGTACCCTTTCTTCCATTGCCAGCGATCTTTCTACATCACTAGAAAATATGGATGACCTAAACGCATTAAATCAATTGCAAGATGGTTTGACGACATTGCATACTAACTATGAAGGGTTTCATTCAGGGCTAGTAAGCTATACAGAAGGTATCAGCCAATTATCAAACTCATATAATGAAATTCACTCAGGAATTGTTGAGATATCAAATGGTACTGGTGAATTAAAAAGTGGAGTGGCAGAGCTTCATAATGGCACAAATGACTTAACTGAAGCAACTAATGATTTACCTGACCAAATGCAAGAAGAAATCGACAATATGATTGCTGAATATGATAAATCTGATTTTGAAGCAGTATCCTTTGTTTCTTCTTCTAACAACGATAAAATCAATGCTGTACAATTCATCATCAAAACATCAAGCATTAAGAAAGAAAAAGTTGATACAAGTGAAGAACATGTAGCAGAAGAAAAAACATTCTGGACTCGCCTAGTTGATTTATTTACTAGAAATTAACCTTGAATTTTAAAATAGTGAACTTCAGTTTTAAATGAAGTTCACTATTTTTATGC encodes:
- a CDS encoding TetR/AcrR family transcriptional regulator; this encodes MTSKLDRRKKYTRMVLKNSLMKILKDKAISSVTVKELCELADINRSTFYSHYSDQYELLYKIEEEIIEDMLVTLNKYEFPVEEEALQMTEKMLEYIAENRDICQTLLSENGDTSFQNRVMNIAHRFTVKNWLTANKQKSDISEYVGIFVVSGCINVIKCWLENDLDKSPKELANIIIKITNKGILSF
- a CDS encoding efflux RND transporter permease subunit, which encodes MKIMQERVFIIDISARIIKHKKIVLFTFLLIAVISTVAQFFVSVNYNMTDYLPDEAQSTRAIEIMEEEFTSSVPNTRVMITDVSIQEALLYKEQLAAIDGVSDVVWLDDVIDLKTPLEVADAETVESYFKDDKALFSLSIHSGEEVVVTDAIYELIGDDDAIAGEALDTATSQKMAGTEAFYAAALLVPIIILILVLSTTSWIEPVFFLTAIGVSVLINLGTNIFIGEVSFVTQSVAPILQLAVSLDYAIFLLHSFSDYRKKTNNPGEAMQLAMKKSFPAITASAATTFFGFTALMLMQFEIGADLGLNLVKGILLSYISVMVFLPALTLCFFKWMDKTQHRNFVSSFKGIGKNMVNIKIPSLLIVFAILIPSFLAQSNTNFTYGLGDQPETTRAGIDIIKIEEAFGELTPIVILVPKGDLVKETELVQELKELEHVTSVISYVNTVGTVIPPEYLEEDITSEFFSENYSRIILHTNTAKEGEIPFALVDTVQKKAASYYGDDAFTLGESVTLYDIKNTVMRDNTVVNIMTVVTIATVLIITFKSISIPLVLLITIQAAVWINLSIPYFTDTSLVFVGYLIISTVQLAATVDYAILLTETYKEKRKEMPAVKAIKKTLDEKTFSISISAAILSSIGFILWFTSTNPIVSSIGLLLGRGALLAFVMVVCFLPALLLILDKFISKTTYKANFYDEEK
- a CDS encoding YhgE/Pip domain-containing protein, producing MRKKQLLLIVLALLLILPSFLVGAAPNNSSVSEKSETKNVDGTLASKDEVVYANLSANGNLEEIYVVNTLDVTKAGTIIDYGKYSSIKNLTNLSEIEQTDQTIRINASEGKFYYQGNIKDENELPWDFSISFTLDGDEIAPEELVGKDGHVGISIDTTPNENGELAFFENYLLQVSLLLDPEIYSNIEISDGMIANVGKNKQITFTIMPEQTGELSLKADVIDFELESIEIAAIPSSMSIDTPDIDEMTDDIKTLTNAIEEINNGVAELSSGVIELNNGVSSLRNGSEQYNNGMADINNASSELVQASSSIEKALAEINNNLNVSGEMNFGELHELPNGLTQIANGLNQTANGLTALRENYLVAYNTLQEAIIAIPDYQITETEIQELYMSGTNSAVIDRLVQTYSAAQTAKGTFSSVKTGFDAVDVTLKEVSSSISEMASTLSSIASDLSTSLENMDDLNALNQLQDGLTTLHTNYEGFHSGLVSYTEGISQLSNSYNEIHSGIVEISNGTGELKSGVAELHNGTNDLTEATNDLPDQMQEEIDNMIAEYDKSDFEAVSFVSSSNNDKINAVQFIIKTSSIKKEKVDTSEEHVAEEKTFWTRLVDLFTRN